A genomic window from Silene latifolia isolate original U9 population chromosome 11, ASM4854445v1, whole genome shotgun sequence includes:
- the LOC141613867 gene encoding uncharacterized protein LOC141613867, whose amino-acid sequence MGMLCKHVIWVLKHKNIRRIPDKYILNRWTKNALMKPVFDKHGNKMEDVGKSDNKKGMTNELWEEMYSCVSLAEENEKDIQMLIDKLREVKMEIKQHRSNEPPILNTMSEMERYVGCSIPKEINIQVPQKSRNKGSGKRIQSSVLKALEKSGKKQRVCQTCGKKGHNSRTCSKKVEESDSQDEDSEDED is encoded by the coding sequence ATGGGTATGCTGTGTAAGCATGTCATATGGGTCTTAAAGCATAAGAACATAAGAAGGATTCCAGACAAATATATTCTTAATAGATGGACGAAGAATGCGTTGATGAAGCCCGTCTTTGATAAGCATGGCAATAAAATGGAGGATGTTGGGAAATCAGACAACAAAAAAGGAATGACAAATGAGCTTTGGGAAGAAATGTACTCTTGTGTCAGCCTTGCAGAAGAAAATGAGAAAGATATACAAATGTTAATAGATAAACTTAGAGAAGTCAAAATGGAGATAAAGCAACATCGAAGCAACGAGCCACCAATCCTCAACACGATGTCGGAAATGGAAAGGTATGTTGGGTGCAGCATTCCTAAAGAGATAAACATCCAAGTTCCACAAAAATCACGTAATAAGGGGAGTGGTAAGCGAATTCAGTCAAGTGTTCTAAAAGCGCTCGAGAAAAGCGGGAAAAAACAAAGAGTATGCCAGACTTGTGGGAAAAAAGGCCACAACTCAAGAACATGTTCTAAAAAGGTTGAAGAATCAGATTCACAGGATGAAGATTCAGAGGATGAAGATTGA
- the LOC141613866 gene encoding protein FAR1-RELATED SEQUENCE 5-like, whose translation MEANDEVSTAISTLLSTPICTILPEQPEEYFPPCVDEKKPKLGDLYNTIEEGVQFYKDYAKHCGFQTRLGTTKRQKRNAEVFTLRRVLCNKAGTREEYKDKKTDRVRLITHGKYKVTGFHEGHNHILASPSSMLFMKENRKMTSIQKTFVVKAARLKMGPVKAFRGWKELTGGYSNVGATETDFKNFVRNMKQYIGLSDAQMVVDNFSQKKETCSTFYFDFEVDEKQCLSGLFWADTISRKNYALFGDMLSIDSTFRTNKYDMVFVPFTDVDQHKRCVTVGAGLLSHESIEAYTWLFKAFLDAMGGCAPKAIITDQCPSMKPAIEEVFPNTSHRLCMWHIMKKLREKVDAYLWQDEDFKKRLNACVWNNHCEPDEFEEAWANIMIDYDLVDHPWFSSLYEIKEDWVPAYFREIFMAGIMRVTSRSESENSFFDRFLTPHATLVEFWMSFESAMDAQHHKQSKLDSENKHSTSPLKTPVQLEKHACKFTRMQLLRTSRMHYVQQCTIVAWWTYMLRTAQRYILSAT comes from the exons ATGGAAGCAAATGATGAAGTTAGTACAGCGATTTCGACATTATTGTCTACACCAATTTGCACTATTCTACCAGAACAACCTGAGGAGTACTTTCCACCATGCGTAGATGAGAAGAAGCCTAAACTAGGAGATTTATACAATACCATAGAAGAAGGAGTTCAGTTTTACAAAGACTATGCAAAACATTGTGGCTTTCAGACTAGATTGGGTACAACAAAAAGGCAAAAAAGAAATGCTGAAGTATTTACGTTGAGGAGAGTGTTATGCAACAAGGCTGGAACAAGGGAGGAGTATAAAGATAAAAAAACAGATCGTGTGCGGTTGATTACTC ATGGAAAGTATAAGGTTACTGGATTCCATGAAGGACACAACCATATTTTAGCATCACCATCATCAATGTTGTTTATGAAGGAAAACAGGAAAATGACATCGATTCAGAAGACCTTCGTTGTAAAAGCAGCACGGTTAAAGATGGGGCCAGTAAAAGCATTTAGAGGTTGGAAAGAGTTGACGGGAGGTTATAGTAATGTTGGTGCTACCGAGACTGATTTCAAGAACTTTGTGAGAAATATGAAACAGTACATTGGTTTGTCTGATGCACAAATGGTGgtagataatttttctcaaaaaaaagAGACGTGTAGCACGTTTTATTTTGACTTCGAAGTTGATGAAAAACAGTGTCTATCAGGGCTGTTTTGGGCAGACACCATATCTAGGAAAAACTATGCTTTATTTGGCGACATGCTTTCCATCGACTCCACCTTTCGTACAAATAAGTACGACATGGTTTTTGTGCCATTTACTGATGTTGATCAACATAAAAGGTGCGTAACAGTAGGAGCGGGGCTACTATCACACGAGAGCATTGAAGCATATACATGGCTTTTCAAAGCATTTCTTGACGCAATGGGGGGTTGTGCACCAAAAGCAATTATAACTGATCAATGTCCTTCTATGAAACCAGCAATTGAAGAAGTATTTCCAAATACATCTCACAGGTTATGCATGTGGCATATTATGAAGAAACTTCGTGAAAAAGTTGATGCATATTTATGGCAAGACGAGGATTTCAAGAAGCGTTTAAATGCATGCGTTTGGAACAATCATTGTGAACCTGATGAATTTGAAGAAGCTTGGGCTAATATCATGATTGATTATGATTTGGTAGACCATCCTTGGTTCTCGTCTCTCTACGAAATTAAAGAAGATTGGGTTCCTGCATATTTTAGAGAAATATTTATGGCGGGAATTATGAGGGTGACATCAAGATCAGAGAGTGAAAATAGTTTCTTCGATCGTTTTCTTACACCTCATGCGACTCTTGTTGAATTCTGGATGTCTTTTGAGAGTGCAATGGATGCACAACACCACAAACAATCGAAACTGGACTCGGAAAATAAACACTCAACATCTCCCTTGAAAACTCCAGTTCAGCTAGAAAAACACGCTTGTAAATTTACACGCATGCAACTTTTAAGGACTTCCAGAATGCATTATGTGCAGCAGTGTACAATTGTGGCATGGTGGACGTACATGCTACGGACGGCACAGAGGTATATATTATCAGCGACATAG